From the Capnocytophaga sp. oral taxon 878 genome, the window AGCTTTTGCAGTTTCACGGTGATTTTTATTGTATAGAATATCACAAAAAGGAAGTGGCTTGTAACGGATTTCTGTTCAATGCCCTTTTTTTGCAGCCTTTTTTTAATGTAACTGATGCTACTTGGAGGGAAATAAAATCGTTGTTCAAGAGTATTTTGGGGGAACTGAATGAGAAGAATAGATTCTCGGAGGCTGTATTGCGCTCATACTTGCAACTTGTATTGGCCTTATCAAGCAAGGAGAAGAGTACTGTTATTACAGAAGCCCCTGTGGTAGCAGAACACAGCTTGGTTACGGACTTTCAGGAGCTTATAGAGGAGCACTTTATAGAGCAACGCGACCTTGCTTTTTATGCTAATGCACTGCATCTTACTCCTGATGCTTTTAGCAAAAAACTAAAGAAATTATTAGGCAAAACGCCTACAAAACTACTACAAGAACGATTGGTGCTGGAGGCTAAAAAACAGCTGCACCTTACTTACAAAAGCATTAAAGAAGTTGCTTTTGATTTGAACTTTGACGATGAGTTTTATTTTAGTAGATTCTTCAAAAAAAATGTGGGTTTATCGCCTAAACACTTCCGCGAGAGCGTAGGCATTTCGGTAGTTGCTGAAAAGTCTATGTAATGACCTTATTTATCCATTTTTATTTGGCGCATAGGTAGTAATTTTGCACCCTGAAAATACGCATTGTTATTTTCAGTCGGTTTTAAGTAATTTTAAAAATAAACAGTATGCAAAAATTATTATCTTTTTTGGTAGATAGCGAACGCTATTTTGTAAATTTTATTAGGGTAGCTATCTTTATTGTAATGGCTTGGATTGGTGGCTTAAAGGTGTGCCAATACGAGGCTGATGGTATTGTTCCGTTTGTGACTAACAGTCCGTTTATGAATTTCTTCTACGCTAATTCGGGGAAGACTGCTATTGATGAGAATGGTGTTACAGGCGAGGCTAACAAAGGTAAAGAGGTAGCACAATACAAGCTACACAAAAACCCTGAGGGGAAAATGGTAAAGGCTAACATTGAGTGGCATAAGGAGAATAATACCTATATATTCTCTTATGGCTTGGGAGCTTTTATTTGCTTCATAGGCTTGCTTACTTTGCTTGGTATTTGGTCGGCTAAGATTGGGTTAGTTGGTGGCTTACTTACTTTTGGTATGAGTATTGTAACGCTTTCATTCCTTATTACTACTCCGGAGGTATATGTTCCTAATTTGGGTGGTGATATGCCTACTCCGCATTACGGTTTCCCTTACTTATCGGGGGCTGGACGCTTGGTGTTGAAAGACATTATAATGTCGGCTGGAGGGCTTATAGCAGCTTCGGAAGCAGCAAGACGTATTTTGGCTAATTGCAAGAAATCAAAATAATAACGATTTATAATAAAAAAGAAAACTAAATTATTTCAATTAAAAAGGCAGCTGAGAGATATTCTTGGCTGTCTTTTTTTTAGGGGATAGGTGTTGGGGTATGGGAGTTAGTGTGAAGTCCTAAAAATTCTTCTTTAAGCTAAATATAATAGGGTTGGTATGGCATAAAGTAGGTTCGTTTTGTAACCAAAAGTTACAGTCTCCTTTTAAAAAAGTTACGAAAACATTTGGTTATTATGTTTTTTATGTATACTTTTGTGGCACATTATAATTAAAAATTGTTTCAGTATGACAAAGAATAACGAAAAACAGGTGTGCTGGGCGCTGGCTGGGCTAGATGAGAAAATGGATGTACTAAGCGTGCAGCAGAAGAAGCCTTGTAAGGCTATAGGGATGGGAGGTGTAGTTATGAAATATTTGACTATTATCCTTAGTATTATAGTTACTTTGGGTGTTATGCAAGAAGGACAGGCTCAAGAATATGAAATTTCATTTGGTAATATTTTAAAGGAGGCTGATATGGTATTCAAAATGCCTGAAAACTTTCAGAAGGTTGCTTTTAAAGAAAAAGCTATGGTTTTGCACCCTCATTATGTAACTACGATTATCTTGGAGCGTATAGTGAATACAGAGCAAGATGTATTGGTAGCCCTTGCTATTGTGCCTTTTAGATTTAAAGGGGAGGTAGTTTTAAAAGAAAATGAGGTGCATAAATGTATTATGCCTTTGGAATACGATATCACAAAGGGTACCTTGCGCTCTGTTAATACTAAAAAGTATAGGGCGGATATAGGCTCGGCATATCCTGTAAGGGTGTTTAAGGAGTATTTAGATGCTCCCTTAAAAAAGTATGATCAGTGTTATAAGGTGGAGTTTATAAACTACAAAAAAGGTAGAGCATTTGCTTATTTCTTCTATAATAATGAAAATGAGTATATTAAAAACCTTATTAGCCA encodes:
- a CDS encoding helix-turn-helix domain-containing protein, which codes for MNNISVEHITLQQFSTPLRVENYCIFMISGEGSFSVEATPYTYSGNVLLFLSPYQHFWWQEGSEAAGELLQFHGDFYCIEYHKKEVACNGFLFNALFLQPFFNVTDATWREIKSLFKSILGELNEKNRFSEAVLRSYLQLVLALSSKEKSTVITEAPVVAEHSLVTDFQELIEEHFIEQRDLAFYANALHLTPDAFSKKLKKLLGKTPTKLLQERLVLEAKKQLHLTYKSIKEVAFDLNFDDEFYFSRFFKKNVGLSPKHFRESVGISVVAEKSM
- a CDS encoding DUF417 family protein, with the translated sequence MQKLLSFLVDSERYFVNFIRVAIFIVMAWIGGLKVCQYEADGIVPFVTNSPFMNFFYANSGKTAIDENGVTGEANKGKEVAQYKLHKNPEGKMVKANIEWHKENNTYIFSYGLGAFICFIGLLTLLGIWSAKIGLVGGLLTFGMSIVTLSFLITTPEVYVPNLGGDMPTPHYGFPYLSGAGRLVLKDIIMSAGGLIAASEAARRILANCKKSK